The proteins below are encoded in one region of Methanofollis aquaemaris:
- a CDS encoding type IV pilin — translation MVMKKMQEWEHAVSPVVGVMLMLVVTIIIAAVVSSLATSLTSEVETGSDAQVELVGVSSGGYKDVSHPPRWTYAQIGIVFKNAGGGTLDLRNLKYYMTGLGFTQWSGGTQGTFTLTYNDPVSLIYVEDSGYQSGKGKYSITLPKEATGYRMQKFGSGLTLEELKDPIVEPGEQFIIYCEYFSPGSPATLGFRCDRGDPDNPTDTWSSGAIDINGGSEYTLSDVKTGVVYSSGYLEPEHIF, via the coding sequence ATGGTGATGAAAAAGATGCAAGAATGGGAGCATGCGGTCTCACCGGTCGTCGGGGTGATGCTGATGCTCGTCGTGACGATCATCATTGCGGCGGTGGTCAGTTCCCTTGCAACCTCGCTTACCAGCGAGGTCGAGACGGGATCAGACGCCCAGGTGGAACTGGTCGGCGTGTCTTCCGGAGGATATAAGGATGTATCACACCCTCCTCGATGGACATATGCACAGATAGGGATTGTTTTTAAAAACGCTGGCGGTGGCACTCTGGACCTCAGGAACCTGAAATACTATATGACAGGTTTGGGCTTTACGCAGTGGAGTGGTGGCACACAGGGAACATTTACTCTGACCTATAATGACCCTGTCAGCCTCATCTATGTCGAGGACAGCGGATACCAGAGTGGTAAAGGAAAATATAGTATTACACTCCCTAAGGAAGCAACAGGCTATCGGATGCAGAAATTTGGCAGCGGCCTGACTCTTGAGGAACTGAAAGACCCGATCGTGGAACCAGGGGAGCAATTCATTATCTATTGCGAATATTTCTCTCCGGGATCGCCAGCAACACTCGGCTTCCGCTGTGATCGCGGAGACCCAGATAATCCGACCGATACATGGTCCAGTGGTGCGATCGATATCAACGGCGGCAGTGAGTATACCCTCTCTGATGTCAAGACCGGTGTGGTCTACTCATCCGGGTACCTTGAGCCCGAGCATATATTCTGA
- a CDS encoding FeoA family protein: MTQKSLTQMKYGETGVVTELLGSRHDLNCLGIRKGKPLKMITRQPIKGPVVVLADGVEVAMGLEIAARVMVESE; the protein is encoded by the coding sequence ATGACACAGAAATCATTGACCCAGATGAAATATGGCGAGACCGGGGTTGTCACCGAACTCCTTGGTTCCCGTCACGATTTAAACTGCCTTGGCATCAGAAAAGGAAAGCCCCTGAAGATGATCACCAGGCAACCGATCAAGGGGCCGGTGGTTGTCCTTGCAGACGGGGTCGAGGTCGCCATGGGCCTTGAGATCGCGGCCCGTGTTATGGTAGAATCAGAATGA
- a CDS encoding META domain-containing protein, translating into MKKNTARRTLPLLGVAAVLAACLLAAGCTGQTPDGTDNETVQGIDLNGTAWDLVSYAQNGSMKNTLEGTTVSLEFGENNTAGGSAGCNHYSASYTLNGKTITFGPAISTQMYCMKPGVMEQESAYLRLLDTVKSYEVRDETLTFFDENGAAVLVFAKHLPPEPEPLVGTDWELRWYHDKEAIVSVISGTTITAVFDEDGKVAGSAGCNRYFASYTVNGTEMTIGPAGSTLMACIDEDVMKQESTYLGLLSTVKTFAIEGETLTFFDENGTKILVFEKAVPPQPEPLVGTNWTLESYHTGDAIVSVIAGTEITAVFDEDGKVAGSAGCNRYFASYEVNGTEMTVGPAGSTLMACPDEDVMKQENTFLSLLGTVKSFAIEGDRLSFMDENGTAVLVFVKTEGPTALPLVGTTWVLDTYHLGDIAVRVIEGTEITAVFGEDGKLTGSGGCNNYFATYNLSGSSLEIGPAGSTKMICAEPEGIMKQEETYLSILKAVKGYEIEGNQLKLLDMNGWRILLFNAKV; encoded by the coding sequence ATGAAGAAGAACACTGCGCGACGCACCCTCCCCCTCCTGGGTGTGGCCGCCGTCCTCGCCGCCTGTCTTCTTGCCGCCGGATGCACGGGGCAGACGCCTGACGGGACGGACAATGAAACCGTGCAGGGGATCGATCTGAACGGCACCGCCTGGGATCTTGTTTCGTACGCACAGAACGGTTCGATGAAGAACACCCTCGAAGGAACCACGGTCTCCCTTGAGTTCGGTGAGAACAACACGGCCGGCGGCTCTGCCGGGTGCAACCATTACTCCGCCTCGTACACGCTGAACGGTAAAACGATCACCTTCGGCCCCGCGATCTCGACGCAGATGTATTGCATGAAACCGGGTGTGATGGAGCAGGAGAGCGCGTACCTCCGACTCCTCGACACGGTGAAATCCTATGAGGTCAGGGACGAGACCCTGACATTCTTCGACGAGAACGGCGCTGCCGTCCTGGTCTTCGCGAAGCATCTCCCTCCCGAGCCCGAACCGCTCGTCGGGACAGACTGGGAACTCCGGTGGTACCATGACAAAGAGGCGATCGTCTCTGTCATCTCAGGCACGACCATCACCGCCGTCTTCGACGAGGACGGTAAGGTCGCCGGTTCTGCCGGGTGCAACCGCTACTTTGCCTCGTACACGGTGAACGGCACGGAGATGACCATCGGCCCCGCAGGTTCGACGTTGATGGCCTGTATTGACGAAGACGTCATGAAGCAGGAGAGTACCTATCTCGGACTCCTGAGCACAGTGAAGACCTTCGCGATCGAGGGTGAGACGCTGACCTTCTTCGACGAGAACGGGACAAAGATCCTTGTGTTCGAGAAGGCCGTCCCTCCGCAGCCCGAACCCCTTGTCGGGACAAACTGGACCCTTGAGTCCTACCACACCGGTGACGCCATTGTTTCGGTCATCGCCGGCACCGAGATAACGGCAGTCTTCGACGAAGACGGAAAAGTTGCCGGCTCGGCCGGGTGCAACCGGTACTTCGCCTCATACGAGGTGAACGGCACTGAGATGACCGTCGGCCCTGCGGGTTCGACCCTCATGGCATGTCCTGACGAGGACGTCATGAAGCAGGAGAACACCTTCCTCAGCCTCCTCGGGACGGTGAAGTCCTTTGCGATCGAGGGCGACCGCCTCTCGTTCATGGACGAGAACGGCACGGCGGTCCTGGTCTTTGTGAAGACAGAGGGCCCCACGGCCCTGCCCCTTGTCGGCACCACCTGGGTGCTTGACACCTACCACCTCGGAGACATCGCGGTGCGAGTCATTGAAGGGACCGAGATCACTGCAGTCTTCGGGGAAGACGGGAAACTCACCGGCTCTGGCGGGTGCAACAACTACTTCGCGACCTACAACCTCTCGGGGTCGTCCCTGGAGATCGGCCCGGCGGGGTCCACGAAGATGATCTGCGCTGAGCCCGAGGGGATCATGAAGCAGGAGGAGACATACCTGTCGATCCTCAAGGCCGTGAAGGGCTACGAGATCGAAGGGAACCAGTTGAAGTTGCTCGACATGAACGGCTGGCGGATCCTTCTCTTCAATGCGAAGGTCTGA
- a CDS encoding type IV pilin N-terminal domain-containing protein, whose product MLMLVVTIIVAALVSSFSGGLSDSAEPAPTTAFDISIRAGDEVGNGVKSNAPGPAPECVVLTMVSGDTLSSADLQIITTYTVPETYNGVPLKNAGKVIKHTLDGAIGQDDVWDENSNPFVPQVNGYCLLPDSAMNCLVPGNGMVGNPPCFGTCLFKAGEPYWFKDRNAFLGFDVTDRTAYGFQEGSVVHITIVHTPSGQTVYDQDVVATW is encoded by the coding sequence ATGCTCATGCTTGTCGTGACGATCATCGTCGCCGCGCTGGTCAGCAGTTTTTCAGGTGGCCTGAGTGATTCGGCCGAACCGGCACCGACGACGGCATTCGACATCAGCATCCGTGCTGGAGATGAAGTTGGGAATGGGGTGAAATCTAATGCGCCCGGTCCTGCCCCAGAGTGCGTGGTGCTGACCATGGTCTCTGGAGACACGCTCAGTTCAGCAGACCTCCAGATCATCACCACCTACACGGTCCCCGAGACTTATAACGGGGTTCCTCTGAAGAATGCCGGCAAGGTCATCAAGCACACGCTGGACGGTGCGATCGGTCAGGATGATGTGTGGGACGAGAACTCCAATCCATTCGTTCCCCAGGTGAATGGCTATTGTCTTCTTCCAGATTCGGCCATGAACTGTCTTGTGCCTGGCAATGGTATGGTTGGCAATCCCCCGTGCTTTGGAACCTGCCTGTTCAAAGCGGGCGAACCGTACTGGTTCAAGGACAGGAACGCGTTCCTTGGGTTCGATGTGACCGACCGGACGGCATATGGTTTCCAGGAGGGGTCGGTTGTCCATATAACAATCGTCCACACACCAAGCGGTCAGACGGTGTATGACCAGGATGTGGTGGCGACATGGTGA
- a CDS encoding type IV pilin N-terminal domain-containing protein, which translates to MLMVVVTIIIAATVSVFSTGFVSDTDAAPGTLVEYVGVLTGQSGSLGEIGLVFENKGGETLLLSDMNLHLKSTLSGGDEVSISYTDAPSSKYLDIPVPDEARLLSDFTYRMKKIGIVDKDGKATNDASYATTVANSKIKAGDRFVIHADRFIEDGKSKYGRVAYVSDRGMEGSPYTSGEFEVSSRTTYTLSDKNTGAVISSGTLVGSVL; encoded by the coding sequence ATGCTGATGGTTGTGGTGACGATCATCATCGCCGCAACGGTGAGCGTATTTTCTACCGGTTTTGTCTCGGACACCGACGCAGCACCAGGCACCCTGGTCGAGTATGTCGGGGTGCTCACAGGGCAGAGCGGGAGTCTTGGGGAGATTGGTCTGGTATTCGAGAACAAGGGAGGAGAGACGTTACTGTTGTCAGATATGAACCTTCACCTGAAGTCGACCCTGTCAGGGGGGGACGAGGTCTCGATCTCCTACACCGATGCCCCCTCCTCGAAGTATCTTGATATCCCCGTGCCAGATGAGGCCCGTCTCTTGTCTGATTTCACGTATCGCATGAAAAAGATCGGCATTGTAGATAAAGATGGCAAGGCTACGAATGATGCATCTTATGCCACGACTGTTGCCAATTCGAAAATCAAGGCCGGGGACAGGTTCGTGATCCACGCGGACCGCTTCATCGAGGACGGTAAGAGCAAGTACGGGCGTGTGGCGTACGTCTCCGACCGCGGCATGGAGGGCTCACCATACACCAGCGGTGAGTTCGAGGTGAGCAGCAGGACAACGTACACGCTCAGCGATAAGAACACAGGAGCGGTCATTTCCTCCGGTACTCTTGTAGGAAGTGTGTTATGA
- a CDS encoding type IV pilin N-terminal domain-containing protein, which produces MIGINRKEDDAISPVVGVMLMLVVTIIIAAMVSAFSGSVSQDQTLAPQVSLSTSYTCSITDTDKTNDVPDHSDKPNNGIKFRLSGGDSFSLRDITVQLKNGDSVMNFNMKTHLNSTSTAVDKSKLTLVKDSEEKETYFALPGGGDELITVGDSFMIVADDCYDSTQSTDKTVVKGRFLTWSPEDTGGIFKVQADVPFEYTITNQLSGKPIQKGTLILR; this is translated from the coding sequence ATGATTGGAATCAACAGAAAAGAGGACGATGCGATCTCTCCGGTCGTCGGCGTTATGTTGATGCTCGTGGTGACGATCATCATCGCCGCCATGGTGAGTGCATTCTCAGGCAGTGTTTCACAGGACCAGACGCTTGCACCGCAGGTCTCGCTCTCTACTTCTTACACCTGCAGCATTACGGATACCGACAAAACGAATGACGTTCCCGATCATTCCGATAAGCCAAACAATGGCATTAAGTTCCGTCTCTCAGGTGGGGATTCTTTCTCGCTGCGGGATATTACGGTCCAGTTGAAAAACGGGGACAGCGTGATGAACTTCAATATGAAGACGCACCTCAACAGCACCTCAACAGCGGTCGACAAATCGAAACTGACACTCGTGAAAGATTCCGAAGAGAAGGAAACCTATTTCGCACTCCCTGGAGGCGGCGATGAACTGATCACCGTCGGCGACTCGTTCATGATCGTTGCAGATGACTGTTATGACAGCACTCAATCCACCGACAAAACCGTGGTAAAAGGCCGGTTCCTTACCTGGTCTCCTGAAGATACAGGCGGTATCTTCAAGGTACAGGCCGATGTGCCCTTCGAGTATACGATCACCAATCAGTTGAGCGGCAAGCCCATCCAGAAGGGTACGCTGATCCTGCGGTGA
- a CDS encoding FeoB small GTPase domain-containing protein, protein MTNKKSPDPQTVLMVGNPNVGKSALFNRLTGAQAVVSNYPGTTVDVTRGNLIDSGTTYEVIDVPGAYSLEPRDAAEEVAVRILDEHPDAVVLLVLDATRLERGLYLSLEVMERSAPVLIVLNMMDAARAKSIKIDARRLQNLLGVPVVQTSATMGEGIRDLAAMLRKAQPGDIDGIAARSNGSSPETARMSGCGGCAGCGGCH, encoded by the coding sequence ATGACGAATAAAAAGAGCCCCGACCCCCAGACGGTCCTGATGGTCGGCAACCCCAATGTCGGCAAGAGCGCCCTCTTCAACCGACTCACCGGGGCCCAGGCGGTTGTCTCCAATTATCCGGGCACGACCGTCGACGTCACCAGGGGCAACCTCATCGACAGCGGCACGACCTATGAGGTCATCGACGTGCCGGGCGCGTACTCGCTTGAACCGAGGGACGCCGCCGAAGAAGTGGCCGTCCGTATCCTGGACGAACACCCGGATGCCGTCGTGCTCCTTGTCCTCGACGCCACCCGCCTGGAGCGCGGACTTTACCTCAGCCTTGAGGTGATGGAGCGGAGTGCACCGGTCTTGATCGTCCTCAATATGATGGACGCCGCCCGTGCAAAATCGATCAAAATCGACGCCCGGCGCCTGCAGAACCTTCTCGGGGTTCCGGTCGTCCAGACCTCCGCCACCATGGGCGAGGGGATCAGAGACCTGGCCGCCATGCTCAGAAAGGCCCAACCCGGCGACATCGACGGCATCGCCGCACGATCGAACGGGTCATCCCCTGAGACCGCCCGTATGAGCGGGTGTGGGGGTTGCGCCGGGTGCGGGGGGTGCCACTGA
- a CDS encoding type IV pilin N-terminal domain-containing protein, with product MLVVTIIIAAIVSSFAGGLGSTSEKAPVATLDIKMFAGPNEKNVTIEHLGGDSLATKDLKIVSSFTVPEKWGSSELEKSGCLIKHTIDGSLAPVKENAIDTEVPGYPFTPQVTNDDSIVSTRTAEKTFGTATLVPGGRLTFNRDNFLGFETGVYSKYGFGEGVTVNVMIVHTGNGKVLFDKDVIVPW from the coding sequence ATGCTTGTCGTGACGATCATCATTGCCGCGATCGTCAGCAGTTTTGCCGGGGGCCTGGGGTCTACCAGTGAGAAGGCGCCGGTGGCAACGCTGGATATCAAGATGTTTGCCGGGCCGAACGAGAAGAACGTGACGATCGAACATCTTGGCGGCGATTCTCTGGCGACAAAAGACCTCAAGATCGTCAGTTCTTTTACTGTTCCCGAAAAGTGGGGCTCCAGTGAACTGGAGAAAAGTGGGTGTCTCATCAAACACACCATCGACGGATCGCTTGCCCCGGTCAAGGAGAACGCCATTGATACCGAAGTTCCTGGATATCCGTTTACGCCGCAGGTGACCAACGACGACAGCATCGTGTCCACGAGAACTGCGGAGAAGACCTTCGGGACGGCCACTCTTGTGCCGGGCGGACGCCTCACCTTCAACCGTGACAACTTCCTCGGATTTGAAACAGGCGTGTATAGCAAGTATGGATTTGGGGAAGGGGTTACGGTGAACGTCATGATCGTCCACACCGGCAACGGGAAGGTCCTCTTTGATAAGGACGTGATTGTACCGTGGTAA
- a CDS encoding type II/IV secretion system ATPase subunit encodes MIERYWLVPPFSYVNISRGDAASLRYEIVEPGVSEKELIILEETFDQLRAMLIYDTARKRGELDLDPDLLRKVIRSFDPEMPDERMEVLVYYLRRNFLGYGKLDPLMNDDKIEDITCNGPDIPIFLYHRKYANIQTNCIYDNEELNKFVLKLAQKADKQLSLSTPLIDAALPEGSRAQITYSDIISSRGSSFTIRKFKADPMTPVDLIENQTYDADLMAHIWLAVENHKSMIISGGTASGKTSTMNATSFFIPAVAKIVSIEDTREIQLPHTNWLPMRTRESANASGTGNVGMFHLLKAALRQRPEYIIVGEVRGEEAQTLFQAMNTGHTTYSTVHAGNVRETINRLTHDPINVPVAMFNALDLILVQSLLYDKGRGFRRCLSLNEIKVVDDEIRWEPLFSWDHRTDQFVRVYRQSTVFDEIAYQNGWDKEQLESALAVRRNALEEMVRKGAPSPSMVGRMIQGMTVQEQR; translated from the coding sequence ATGATAGAACGGTACTGGCTGGTCCCCCCCTTCTCGTACGTCAACATCTCCCGCGGGGACGCGGCCAGTCTCAGGTACGAGATCGTCGAACCCGGGGTCTCGGAAAAAGAACTGATCATCCTTGAAGAGACGTTTGACCAGCTCAGGGCAATGCTGATCTATGATACCGCTCGCAAGAGAGGCGAACTCGATCTCGATCCAGATCTCCTGAGAAAGGTGATCCGCTCTTTTGACCCGGAGATGCCTGATGAACGGATGGAAGTTCTGGTATATTATCTCAGGCGCAACTTCCTCGGCTACGGGAAACTCGACCCCCTGATGAACGACGATAAGATCGAGGACATCACCTGCAACGGCCCTGACATCCCGATCTTTCTTTATCACCGGAAATATGCCAACATTCAGACAAACTGCATCTATGACAATGAAGAACTGAACAAGTTCGTGCTCAAACTTGCCCAGAAGGCCGACAAACAACTCTCACTCTCGACCCCCCTCATCGACGCCGCCCTCCCCGAAGGTTCGAGGGCTCAGATCACCTACTCTGACATCATCTCTTCCAGGGGGAGTTCATTCACCATCAGGAAGTTCAAGGCCGACCCCATGACCCCGGTCGATCTCATCGAGAACCAGACCTACGACGCCGACCTTATGGCCCACATCTGGCTTGCCGTCGAGAACCACAAGAGCATGATCATCTCAGGCGGGACCGCGAGCGGCAAGACCTCGACGATGAACGCCACCTCCTTCTTCATCCCGGCGGTGGCAAAGATTGTTTCCATCGAGGATACCCGCGAGATCCAGCTCCCGCATACCAACTGGCTTCCGATGCGGACACGCGAGAGCGCCAATGCGAGCGGCACCGGGAATGTCGGGATGTTCCACCTCCTCAAAGCGGCACTCAGGCAGCGGCCGGAGTATATCATCGTCGGCGAGGTGCGGGGGGAAGAAGCGCAGACCCTCTTCCAGGCGATGAACACCGGGCACACCACCTACTCCACCGTTCACGCAGGAAACGTGCGGGAGACAATAAACCGCCTGACCCACGACCCCATCAACGTCCCGGTGGCAATGTTTAACGCTCTTGATCTGATTCTCGTACAGAGTCTCCTCTATGATAAAGGCAGAGGATTTCGCCGATGTCTCTCACTGAACGAGATCAAGGTCGTCGACGATGAAATCAGGTGGGAACCGCTCTTTTCCTGGGACCACCGGACTGATCAGTTTGTCAGGGTGTACAGGCAGTCGACGGTCTTTGATGAGATCGCCTACCAGAATGGGTGGGACAAAGAGCAGTTAGAATCAGCACTTGCTGTTCGCAGAAACGCTCTTGAGGAGATGGTCCGGAAAGGCGCCCCCTCTCCTTCGATGGTCGGGCGGATGATACAGGGAATGACCGTGCAGGAACAGCGATGA
- a CDS encoding type IV pilin N-terminal domain-containing protein — protein MSSEKSDAVSPVIGVMLMLVVTIIIAAFVSAFAGDAFGNTETAPSAAIDVKMISDGGDHKDQYVMLIEHHGGSSIPTSDLRIVSYYTPPASTHKTMQRGEVTSSTKAVRGMIIHGEEISSVKIPYLNDVACGTPGDDETNFGEYTFSSGDVMSTGGSKGTSTVLGFDISTPEKRNEYGFGRGSAVDFEIIHLPSQKSFFSSRVVVQ, from the coding sequence ATGAGTTCTGAGAAATCCGACGCAGTATCCCCGGTCATCGGCGTGATGCTGATGCTCGTGGTGACGATAATCATCGCCGCATTTGTCTCGGCGTTCGCCGGCGACGCCTTTGGGAACACCGAGACCGCCCCCTCAGCCGCCATCGACGTAAAAATGATCTCCGACGGAGGGGACCACAAAGACCAGTATGTCATGCTGATCGAACACCACGGGGGCAGCAGTATCCCAACGTCCGACCTGCGGATAGTCAGTTATTACACGCCGCCAGCATCGACACACAAGACCATGCAGCGCGGTGAGGTGACATCCTCGACAAAGGCTGTGAGAGGGATGATCATCCATGGCGAGGAGATCTCCTCTGTAAAGATCCCGTACCTGAATGATGTCGCGTGCGGCACACCCGGAGACGATGAGACGAACTTCGGGGAGTACACCTTCTCCTCAGGCGATGTCATGAGCACGGGAGGGTCTAAAGGCACAAGCACGGTGCTCGGCTTTGACATCTCGACACCAGAGAAGCGTAATGAATATGGTTTTGGGAGAGGGTCTGCGGTTGACTTCGAGATCATCCATCTCCCAAGCCAGAAGAGCTTTTTCAGCAGCAGGGTGGTTGTACAATGA
- a CDS encoding heavy metal translocating P-type ATPase — MPAPQTAALFKKVDTLLDAISPNHDKMLLRVIAALVPVLCFAGDQVFGSPVLASIGVVTYLFCLLLYAEGLLRTIVLMHRVSAELLIVAVMTVTFLDGQPLSGALVAWVVGLGLFIATTIIRKNRERIEGLVKEGKPTARVLDGGTVREVGVHEVSAGDLVIVPKGSTIPVDGVVTEGHSSVDESAVTGEPYPVFKQAGSQVTSGTLNLSAPLHVRATRDGDDTYLAVVTREIEASLAEKSQTQRQAETIVQVFLIGVTAYAGLLYLVTGNLHLPATALSVACPCAWALATPAAFAATIGRLGREHVLTRGGEPLERLVGAETLVTDKTGTLTRAEPEVGEIVILNGADRKEVLRSAAAVEARFSHPIATAITAYAVSQGIGALPEVTESEDLPGQGVRAVIDGKSIFVGSGETIRAAGVTLPAVHYEGRAVWLAVENDPCGVFVIRDALPEAVEGFADAVRACGINRVVLATGDQEEGEAQRVTAAIGADEYHAGCRPEDKTALVKGFQNGGRVVMVGDGVNDAPALAVADVGIAIGGHRNPGLVVRSAEIVVLGDDPAAVPGILAAGKAMKQVIRQNYAWAVGFNTVGLALATAGLLNPILAAVLHHISSVFVVANAARLYFGRGGDPKRPHNGP, encoded by the coding sequence ATGCCAGCACCACAGACTGCCGCACTGTTCAAGAAAGTCGACACACTGCTCGACGCCATCAGCCCGAACCATGACAAGATGCTCCTCCGGGTCATTGCCGCACTTGTCCCGGTTCTCTGTTTTGCCGGGGACCAGGTCTTTGGCTCTCCGGTTCTCGCCTCGATCGGGGTGGTCACCTATCTCTTCTGCCTGCTGCTGTACGCCGAAGGGCTGCTCAGGACCATTGTCCTGATGCACCGCGTCAGCGCCGAACTCCTCATCGTTGCCGTGATGACCGTCACCTTCCTCGACGGTCAACCCCTGAGCGGGGCGCTGGTCGCCTGGGTCGTCGGGCTCGGCCTCTTCATCGCCACCACCATCATCAGGAAGAACCGCGAGCGTATCGAAGGGCTGGTGAAAGAGGGGAAACCGACGGCACGGGTGCTTGACGGCGGCACCGTCAGGGAAGTCGGGGTGCACGAGGTCTCTGCCGGAGACCTGGTGATCGTCCCGAAGGGATCGACGATCCCGGTCGACGGTGTGGTTACTGAGGGGCACTCGTCGGTCGACGAGTCCGCGGTCACCGGCGAGCCTTACCCTGTTTTCAAGCAGGCAGGAAGCCAGGTCACTTCAGGCACGCTCAATCTCTCGGCACCCCTCCATGTCAGAGCGACGCGGGACGGGGACGACACCTATCTTGCGGTGGTCACCCGGGAGATCGAGGCGAGTCTTGCAGAGAAATCACAGACCCAGCGGCAGGCCGAGACGATCGTTCAGGTCTTTCTCATCGGGGTGACCGCGTATGCGGGGCTTCTGTACCTCGTCACCGGCAACCTCCACCTGCCGGCCACCGCCCTCTCGGTGGCCTGCCCCTGCGCCTGGGCGCTGGCCACCCCCGCCGCCTTCGCCGCGACGATCGGCCGCCTTGGTCGGGAGCATGTCCTCACCAGGGGCGGCGAACCTCTTGAGCGACTCGTCGGGGCCGAGACCCTGGTGACCGATAAGACCGGCACCCTCACGAGGGCCGAACCCGAGGTGGGAGAGATCGTCATACTCAATGGTGCCGACAGGAAGGAGGTGCTGAGGTCTGCTGCCGCCGTCGAGGCCAGATTCTCGCATCCGATCGCTACGGCGATCACGGCATATGCCGTTTCGCAAGGGATCGGTGCGCTGCCTGAGGTGACAGAGAGCGAAGATCTCCCCGGCCAGGGGGTGCGGGCGGTTATCGACGGGAAATCGATCTTTGTCGGGAGCGGCGAGACCATCCGGGCGGCAGGCGTCACCCTTCCGGCCGTGCACTATGAGGGGCGGGCGGTCTGGCTCGCCGTCGAGAACGATCCGTGCGGAGTCTTTGTCATCAGGGATGCCCTGCCCGAAGCGGTGGAAGGGTTTGCCGACGCCGTGCGGGCGTGCGGGATCAATCGGGTGGTGCTGGCCACCGGCGATCAGGAAGAGGGGGAGGCGCAACGGGTTACCGCCGCGATCGGTGCCGACGAGTACCATGCCGGGTGCAGACCTGAGGACAAGACCGCGCTGGTGAAGGGATTCCAGAACGGCGGGCGCGTGGTGATGGTCGGCGACGGGGTGAACGACGCCCCGGCCCTTGCGGTGGCGGACGTCGGGATCGCGATCGGCGGCCACCGCAACCCCGGTCTTGTCGTGCGGTCGGCCGAGATCGTCGTCCTGGGCGACGACCCGGCCGCAGTCCCTGGCATCCTTGCGGCCGGGAAGGCGATGAAACAGGTGATCAGGCAGAACTATGCCTGGGCGGTGGGGTTCAACACCGTCGGCCTCGCCCTTGCGACCGCCGGGCTGCTCAACCCGATCCTGGCCGCCGTCCTCCACCATATCAGTTCGGTCTTTGTCGTGGCCAATGCCGCAAGGCTATACTTCGGCCGGGGGGGCGACCCCAAAAGACCACATAATGGCCCTTGA